The following proteins come from a genomic window of Malus domestica chromosome 02, GDT2T_hap1:
- the LOC103407418 gene encoding transcription termination factor MTERF6, chloroplastic/mitochondrial-like — protein MVTLYSLKSLGFGHSTFGTTFSSKTKRFIVGDLKPSRISLQNQLLYRPIATEISENQHNFTVNYLINSCGLSPEGAISASKWVELHSPERADSVLALLRSHGFSENQISKLVRSRPQLLLANPEKTLLPKLEFFRSLGVSRQDLAQTLAFNPKLLSRSLKKQIIPTYDFLRSIVSEKKLVAIFKHNSCIFVESNCNVVENIGFLRELGMPQSCISMLLAHFTTVLMVSPEKFGLLVSEVKEMGFNLEKSTSVNALRSLCGKNKLIWNRSREVFRRWGWSEDDVLSAFRKNPQFMIVSEKKLLQAMELLVNEMGWPSEMIAKYPVVLSLSLERRLIPRCLVVKVLLSKGLINENLNLGSVLLPPEKQFIERFVTKYLKHVPQLLSMYQGKVDVEDVRS, from the coding sequence ATGGTAACGCTCTACAGTCTGAAGAGCCTTGGATTTGGTCATTCAACATTTGGCACTACATTCAGTTCCAAAACTAAAAGATTTATCGTCGGAGATCTAAAACCCTCACGCATTTCTCTTCAAAACCAGTTACTCTACAGACCCATTGCCACAGAAATCTCAGAAAACCAACACAATTTCACCGTCAATTACCTCATAAACTCATGTGGGTTGTCGCCAGAAGGCGCGATTTCAGCATCCAAGTGGGTCGAATTGCATTCCCCTGAAAGAGCGGACTCTGTTTTGGCCCTTCTCAGAAGCCATGGATTCTCTGAAAACCAAATCTCAAAGCTCGTCAGGTCGCGTCCGCAGCTTCTTTTAGCCAACCCGGAGAAGACCCTTTTGCCGAAGCTCGAGTTTTTCCGGTCTCTCGGAGTTTCGAGGCAGGACCTTGCGCAAACTCTGGCTTTCAATCCGAAGCTTCTTTCGAGAAGTTTGAAGAAACAGATTATTCCCACTTACGACTTTCTGAGGAGTATTGTTTCTGAGAAGAAGCTTGTTGCTATTTTCAAGCACAACTCGTGTATTTTTGTAGAGAGTAACTGCAATGTGGTGGAGAACATTGGGTTTTTGAGAGAACTGGGTATGCCCCAATCGTGCATTTCTATGTTGCTGGCTCACTTCACTACTGTTTTGATGGTGAGCCCTGAAAAATTTGGTTTGCTTGTGAGTGAGGTTAAGGAAATGGGGTTTAATCTCGAAAAATCAACTTCTGTGAATGCACTGCGTTCATTGTGTGGGAAGAATAAGCTGATATGGAATCGGAGTCGAGAAGTTTTTAGGAGGTGGGGTTGGTCTGAGGACGATGTTCTTTCTGCTTTCAGGAAGAACCCGCAGTTTATGATTGTGTCAGAGAAGAAACTGCTGCAAGCAATGGAACTTCTAGTGAATGAGATGGGATGGCCTTCAGAAATGATTGCCAAGTATCCAGTGGTCTTGAGTCTCAGCTTGGAGAGGAGACTTATTCCGAGGTGTTTGGTTGTTAAGGTTCTGTTGTCGAAAGGATTGATAAACGAAAACTTGAATCTGGGTTCGGTGTTGCTTCCTCCAGAGAAGCAGTTCATAGAGAGGTTTGTAACTAAATATCTCAAACATGTACCTCAGTTGCTTAGTATGTATCAAGGGAAAGTGGATGTCGAGGATGTACGATCTTGA